A single region of the Gorilla gorilla gorilla isolate KB3781 chromosome 1, NHGRI_mGorGor1-v2.1_pri, whole genome shotgun sequence genome encodes:
- the SCAMP3 gene encoding secretory carrier-associated membrane protein 3 isoform X1 produces MAQSRDGGNPFAEPSELDNPFQDPAVIQHRPSRQYATLDVYNPFETREPPPAYEPPAPAPLPPPSAPSLQPSRKLSPTEPKNYGSYSTQASAAAATAELLKKQEELNRKAEELDRRERELQHAALGGTATRQNNWPPLPSFCPVQPCFFQDISMEIPQEFQKTVSTMYYLWMCSTLALLLNFLACLASFCVETNNGAGFGLSILWVLLFTPCSFVCWYRPMYKAFRSDSSFNFFVFFFIFFVQDVLFVLQAIGIPGWGFSGWISALVVPKGNTAVSVLMLLVALLFTGIAVLGIVMLKRIHSLYRRTGASFQKAQQEFAAGVFSNPAVRTAAANAAAGAAENAFRAP; encoded by the exons ATGGCTCAGAGCAGAGACGGCGGAAACCCGTTCGCCGAGCCCAGCGAGCTTGACAACCCCTTTCAG GACCCAGCTGTGATCCAGCACCGACCCAGCCGGCAGTATGCCACGCTTGACGTCTACAACCCTTTTGAGACCCGGGAG CCACCACCAGCCTATGAGCCTCCAGCTCCTGCCCCATtgcctccaccctcagctccctCCTTGCAGCCCTCGAGAAAGCTCAGCCCCACAGAACCTAAGAACTATGGCTCATACAGCACTCAG GCCTCAGCTGCAGCAGCCACAGCTGAGCTGCTGAAGAAACAGGAGGAGCTCAACCGGAAGGCAGAGGAGTTGGACCGAAGGGAGCGAGAGCTGCAGCATGCTGCCCTGGGGggcacagcta CTCGACAGAACAATTGGCCCCCTCTACCTTCTTTTTGTCCAGTTCAGCCCTGCTTTTTCCAGGACATCTCCATGGAGATCCCCCAAGAATTTCAGAAGACTGTATCCACCATGTACTACCTCTGGATGT GCAGCACGCTGGCTCTTCTCCTGAACTTCCTCGCCTGCCTGGCCAGCTTCTGTGTGGAAACCAACAATGGCGCAGGCTTTGGGCTTTCTATCCTCTGGGTCCTCCTTTTCACTCCCTGCTCTTTTGTCTGCTGGTACCGCCCCATGTATAAGGCTTTCCG gAGTGACAGTTCATTCAATTTCTtcgttttcttcttcattttcttcgtCCAGGATGTGCTCTTTGTCCTCCAGGCCATTGGTATCCCAGGTTGGGGATTCAG TGGCTGGATCTCCGCTCTGGTGGTGCCAAAGGGCAACACAGCAGTATCCGTGCTCATGCTGCTGGTCGCCCTGCTCTTCACTGGCATTGCTGTGCTAGGAATTGTCATGCTGAAACGG ATCCACTCCTTATATCGCCGCACAGGTGCCAGCTTTCAGAAGGCCCAGCAAGAATTTGCTGCTGGTGTCTTCTCCAACCCTGCGGTGCGAACCGCAGCTGCCAATGCAGCCGCTGGGGCTGCTGAAAATGCCTTCCGGGCCCCGTGA
- the SCAMP3 gene encoding secretory carrier-associated membrane protein 3 isoform X2 has translation MAQSRDGGNPFAEPSELDNPFQPPPAYEPPAPAPLPPPSAPSLQPSRKLSPTEPKNYGSYSTQASAAAATAELLKKQEELNRKAEELDRRERELQHAALGGTATRQNNWPPLPSFCPVQPCFFQDISMEIPQEFQKTVSTMYYLWMCSTLALLLNFLACLASFCVETNNGAGFGLSILWVLLFTPCSFVCWYRPMYKAFRSDSSFNFFVFFFIFFVQDVLFVLQAIGIPGWGFSGWISALVVPKGNTAVSVLMLLVALLFTGIAVLGIVMLKRIHSLYRRTGASFQKAQQEFAAGVFSNPAVRTAAANAAAGAAENAFRAP, from the exons ATGGCTCAGAGCAGAGACGGCGGAAACCCGTTCGCCGAGCCCAGCGAGCTTGACAACCCCTTTCAG CCACCACCAGCCTATGAGCCTCCAGCTCCTGCCCCATtgcctccaccctcagctccctCCTTGCAGCCCTCGAGAAAGCTCAGCCCCACAGAACCTAAGAACTATGGCTCATACAGCACTCAG GCCTCAGCTGCAGCAGCCACAGCTGAGCTGCTGAAGAAACAGGAGGAGCTCAACCGGAAGGCAGAGGAGTTGGACCGAAGGGAGCGAGAGCTGCAGCATGCTGCCCTGGGGggcacagcta CTCGACAGAACAATTGGCCCCCTCTACCTTCTTTTTGTCCAGTTCAGCCCTGCTTTTTCCAGGACATCTCCATGGAGATCCCCCAAGAATTTCAGAAGACTGTATCCACCATGTACTACCTCTGGATGT GCAGCACGCTGGCTCTTCTCCTGAACTTCCTCGCCTGCCTGGCCAGCTTCTGTGTGGAAACCAACAATGGCGCAGGCTTTGGGCTTTCTATCCTCTGGGTCCTCCTTTTCACTCCCTGCTCTTTTGTCTGCTGGTACCGCCCCATGTATAAGGCTTTCCG gAGTGACAGTTCATTCAATTTCTtcgttttcttcttcattttcttcgtCCAGGATGTGCTCTTTGTCCTCCAGGCCATTGGTATCCCAGGTTGGGGATTCAG TGGCTGGATCTCCGCTCTGGTGGTGCCAAAGGGCAACACAGCAGTATCCGTGCTCATGCTGCTGGTCGCCCTGCTCTTCACTGGCATTGCTGTGCTAGGAATTGTCATGCTGAAACGG ATCCACTCCTTATATCGCCGCACAGGTGCCAGCTTTCAGAAGGCCCAGCAAGAATTTGCTGCTGGTGTCTTCTCCAACCCTGCGGTGCGAACCGCAGCTGCCAATGCAGCCGCTGGGGCTGCTGAAAATGCCTTCCGGGCCCCGTGA
- the SCAMP3 gene encoding secretory carrier-associated membrane protein 3 isoform X3, which yields MPPPAYEPPAPAPLPPPSAPSLQPSRKLSPTEPKNYGSYSTQASAAAATAELLKKQEELNRKAEELDRRERELQHAALGGTATRQNNWPPLPSFCPVQPCFFQDISMEIPQEFQKTVSTMYYLWMCSTLALLLNFLACLASFCVETNNGAGFGLSILWVLLFTPCSFVCWYRPMYKAFRSDSSFNFFVFFFIFFVQDVLFVLQAIGIPGWGFSGWISALVVPKGNTAVSVLMLLVALLFTGIAVLGIVMLKRIHSLYRRTGASFQKAQQEFAAGVFSNPAVRTAAANAAAGAAENAFRAP from the exons ATG CCACCACCAGCCTATGAGCCTCCAGCTCCTGCCCCATtgcctccaccctcagctccctCCTTGCAGCCCTCGAGAAAGCTCAGCCCCACAGAACCTAAGAACTATGGCTCATACAGCACTCAG GCCTCAGCTGCAGCAGCCACAGCTGAGCTGCTGAAGAAACAGGAGGAGCTCAACCGGAAGGCAGAGGAGTTGGACCGAAGGGAGCGAGAGCTGCAGCATGCTGCCCTGGGGggcacagcta CTCGACAGAACAATTGGCCCCCTCTACCTTCTTTTTGTCCAGTTCAGCCCTGCTTTTTCCAGGACATCTCCATGGAGATCCCCCAAGAATTTCAGAAGACTGTATCCACCATGTACTACCTCTGGATGT GCAGCACGCTGGCTCTTCTCCTGAACTTCCTCGCCTGCCTGGCCAGCTTCTGTGTGGAAACCAACAATGGCGCAGGCTTTGGGCTTTCTATCCTCTGGGTCCTCCTTTTCACTCCCTGCTCTTTTGTCTGCTGGTACCGCCCCATGTATAAGGCTTTCCG gAGTGACAGTTCATTCAATTTCTtcgttttcttcttcattttcttcgtCCAGGATGTGCTCTTTGTCCTCCAGGCCATTGGTATCCCAGGTTGGGGATTCAG TGGCTGGATCTCCGCTCTGGTGGTGCCAAAGGGCAACACAGCAGTATCCGTGCTCATGCTGCTGGTCGCCCTGCTCTTCACTGGCATTGCTGTGCTAGGAATTGTCATGCTGAAACGG ATCCACTCCTTATATCGCCGCACAGGTGCCAGCTTTCAGAAGGCCCAGCAAGAATTTGCTGCTGGTGTCTTCTCCAACCCTGCGGTGCGAACCGCAGCTGCCAATGCAGCCGCTGGGGCTGCTGAAAATGCCTTCCGGGCCCCGTGA
- the ENTREP3 gene encoding protein ENTREP3 isoform X2, producing the protein MMPSPSDSSRSLTSRPSTRGLTHLRLHRPWLQALLTLGLVQVLLGILVVTFSMVASSVTTTESIKRSCPSWAGFSLAFSGVVGIVSWKRPFTLVISFFSLLSVLCVMLSMAGSVLSCKNAQLARDFQQCSLEGKVCVCCPSVPLLRPCPESGQELKVAPNSTCDEARGALKNLLFSVCGLTICAAIICTLSAIVCCIQIFSLDLVHTLAPERSVSGPLGPLGCTSPPPAPLLHTMLDLEEFVPPVPPPPYYPPEYTCSSETDAQSITYNGSMDSPVPLYPTDCPPSYEAVMGLRGDSQATLFDPQLHDGSCICERVASIVDVSMDSGSLVLSAIGDLPGGSSPSEDSCLLELQGSVRSVDYVLFRSIQRSRAGYCLSLDCGLRGPFEESPLPRRPPRAARSYSCSAPEAPPPLGAPTAARSCHRLEGWPPWVGPCFPELRRRVPRGGGRPAAAPPTRAPTRRFSDSSGSLTPPGHRPPHPASPPPLLLPRSHSDPGITTSSDTADFRDLYTKVLEEEAASVSSADTGLCSEACLFRLARCPSPKLLRARSAEKRRPVPTFQKVPLPSGPAPAHSLGDLKGSWPGRGLVTRFLQISRKAPDPSGTGAHGHKQVPRSLWGRPGRESLHLRSCGDLSSSSSLRRLLSGRRLERGTRPHSLSLNGGSRETGL; encoded by the exons ATGATGCCCTCGCCTAGTGACTCCAGCCGCTCGCTGACCAGCCGGCCCAGCACCAGGGGCCTTacccacctccgcctccaccGACCCTGGCTGCAGGCCCTGCTTACGCTGGGGCTGGTCCAAGTGCTCCTGGGCATCCTGGTGGTCACCTTCAGCATGGTGGCCTCTTCCGTCACCACCACCGAGAGCATCAAGAGGTCCTGCCCGTCTTGGGCTGGGTTCTCG CTGGCGTTCTCCGGGGTGGTTGGCATTGTGTCCTGGAAGCGGCCATTCACTCTAGTG atctccttcttctccttgctTTCGGTGCTCTGTGTCATGCTTAGCATGGCTGGCTCTGTTCTCTCCTGTAAGAATGCTCAACTGGCCCGAGACTTCCAACAGTGCTCTCTG GAAGGAAAGGTCTGTGTGTGCTGTCCCTCTGTTCCCCTCCTCCGGCCCTGTCCAGAGTCGGGGCAGGAACTGAAAGTTGCCCCTAACTCCACCTGTGATGAAGCCCGAGGGGCCCTCAAG aACCTGCTCTTCAGCGTCTGTGGGCTCACCATTTGTGCCGCTATAATCTGTACACTCTCTGCTATTGTCTGCTGCATCCAAATCTTCTCCCTGGACCTCGTGCATACG CTGGCCCCTGAGCGGTCAGTCTCAGGCCCACTGGGACCTCTGGGCTGCAcatccccgcccccagcccctctCCTACACACCATGCTGGACCTGGAGGAATTTGTCCCGCCTGTGCCCCCACCGCCCTACTATCCCCCAGAGTATACCTGCAGCTCAGAAACAGATGCACAGAG CATCACGTACAATGGCTCCATGGACAGCCCAGTGCCCTTGTACCCTACCGATTGCCCCCCTTCTTATGAGGCGGTCATGGGGCTACGAGGAGACAGCCAG GCCACTCTCTTTGACCCTCAGCTTCACGATGGCTCGTGCATCTGTGAGCGAGTGGCCTCCATTGTAGACG TGTCCATGGACAGCGGGTCTCTGGTGCTGTCAGCCATTGGTGACCTCCCTGGGGGCTCTAGCCCGTCGGAGGACTCGTGCCTGCTGGAGCTGCAGGGCTCCGTGCGCTCCGTGGACTACGTGCTCTTTCGCTCCATCCAGCGCAGCCGTGCCGGCTACTGCCTCAGCCTGGACTGTGGCCTGCGGGGCCCCTTCGAGGAAAGCCCCCTGCCACGGCGCCCCCCACGGGCCGCCCGCTCCTATTCCTGCTCTGCCCCTGAAGCTCCACCCCCACTGGGTGCCCCCACAGCTGCCCGCAGCTGCCACCGGTTGGAGGGCTGGCCGCCCTGGGTGGGACCCTGCTTCCCCGAGCTGAGGCGGCGGGTCCCCCGGGGAGGGGGCCGCCCAGCCGCAGCCCCGCCCACCCGAGCCCCGACTCGTCGCTTCAGCGATAGCTCAGGTTCCCTCACCCCACCGGGGCACCGGCCTCCTCATCCGGCATCCCCACCACCGCTGCTGCTGCCACGGTCCCACAGCGACCCAGGCATCACCACCTCCAGTGACACTG CTGACTTCAGGGACCTTTATACCAAAGTGCTTGAGGAAGAAGCTGCTTCTGTTTCCTCTGCAGATACAG gGCTCTGCTCTGAAGCCTGCCTCTTCCGTCTAGCCCGCTGCCCTTCCCCCAAGTTGCTACGTGCCCGGTCAGCCGAGAAACGGCGCCCTGTGCCCACCTTCCAAAAAGTTCCCCTGCCCTCGGGCCCTGCACCTGCCCACTCCCTGGGGGACCTAAAGGGCAGCTGGCCAGGTCGGGGCCTGGTCACTCGTTTCCTCCAGATATCCAGGAAAGCCCCAGACCCCAGTGGGACTGGAGCTCATGGACATAAGCAG GTGCCCCGGAGCCTGTGGGGCCGGCCTGGCCGAGAGAGCCTCCACCTTCGCAGCTGCGGAGATCTGAGCTCTAGCTCTTCCCTGCGGCGTCTCCTGTCTGGCCGCAGGCTGGAGCGTGGTACCCGCCCCCACAGCCTCAGCCTCAATGGGGGCAGCCGGGAGACTGGGCTCTGA
- the ENTREP3 gene encoding protein ENTREP3 isoform X3: protein MMPSPSDSSRSLTSRPSTRGLTHLRLHRPWLQALLTLGLVQVLLGILVVTFSMVASSVTTTESIKRSCPSWAGFSLAFSGVVGIVSWKRPFTLVNLLFSVCGLTICAAIICTLSAIVCCIQIFSLDLVHTLAPERSVSGPLGPLGCTSPPPAPLLHTMLDLEEFVPPVPPPPYYPPEYTCSSETDAQSITYNGSMDSPVPLYPTDCPPSYEAVMGLRGDSQATLFDPQLHDGSCICERVASIVDVSMDSGSLVLSAIGDLPGGSSPSEDSCLLELQGSVRSVDYVLFRSIQRSRAGYCLSLDCGLRGPFEESPLPRRPPRAARSYSCSAPEAPPPLGAPTAARSCHRLEGWPPWVGPCFPELRRRVPRGGGRPAAAPPTRAPTRRFSDSSGSLTPPGHRPPHPASPPPLLLPRSHSDPGITTSSDTADFRDLYTKVLEEEAASVSSADTGLCSEACLFRLARCPSPKLLRARSAEKRRPVPTFQKVPLPSGPAPAHSLGDLKGSWPGRGLVTRFLQISRKAPDPSGTGAHGHKQVPRSLWGRPGRESLHLRSCGDLSSSSSLRRLLSGRRLERGTRPHSLSLNGGSRETGL, encoded by the exons ATGATGCCCTCGCCTAGTGACTCCAGCCGCTCGCTGACCAGCCGGCCCAGCACCAGGGGCCTTacccacctccgcctccaccGACCCTGGCTGCAGGCCCTGCTTACGCTGGGGCTGGTCCAAGTGCTCCTGGGCATCCTGGTGGTCACCTTCAGCATGGTGGCCTCTTCCGTCACCACCACCGAGAGCATCAAGAGGTCCTGCCCGTCTTGGGCTGGGTTCTCG CTGGCGTTCTCCGGGGTGGTTGGCATTGTGTCCTGGAAGCGGCCATTCACTCTAGTG aACCTGCTCTTCAGCGTCTGTGGGCTCACCATTTGTGCCGCTATAATCTGTACACTCTCTGCTATTGTCTGCTGCATCCAAATCTTCTCCCTGGACCTCGTGCATACG CTGGCCCCTGAGCGGTCAGTCTCAGGCCCACTGGGACCTCTGGGCTGCAcatccccgcccccagcccctctCCTACACACCATGCTGGACCTGGAGGAATTTGTCCCGCCTGTGCCCCCACCGCCCTACTATCCCCCAGAGTATACCTGCAGCTCAGAAACAGATGCACAGAG CATCACGTACAATGGCTCCATGGACAGCCCAGTGCCCTTGTACCCTACCGATTGCCCCCCTTCTTATGAGGCGGTCATGGGGCTACGAGGAGACAGCCAG GCCACTCTCTTTGACCCTCAGCTTCACGATGGCTCGTGCATCTGTGAGCGAGTGGCCTCCATTGTAGACG TGTCCATGGACAGCGGGTCTCTGGTGCTGTCAGCCATTGGTGACCTCCCTGGGGGCTCTAGCCCGTCGGAGGACTCGTGCCTGCTGGAGCTGCAGGGCTCCGTGCGCTCCGTGGACTACGTGCTCTTTCGCTCCATCCAGCGCAGCCGTGCCGGCTACTGCCTCAGCCTGGACTGTGGCCTGCGGGGCCCCTTCGAGGAAAGCCCCCTGCCACGGCGCCCCCCACGGGCCGCCCGCTCCTATTCCTGCTCTGCCCCTGAAGCTCCACCCCCACTGGGTGCCCCCACAGCTGCCCGCAGCTGCCACCGGTTGGAGGGCTGGCCGCCCTGGGTGGGACCCTGCTTCCCCGAGCTGAGGCGGCGGGTCCCCCGGGGAGGGGGCCGCCCAGCCGCAGCCCCGCCCACCCGAGCCCCGACTCGTCGCTTCAGCGATAGCTCAGGTTCCCTCACCCCACCGGGGCACCGGCCTCCTCATCCGGCATCCCCACCACCGCTGCTGCTGCCACGGTCCCACAGCGACCCAGGCATCACCACCTCCAGTGACACTG CTGACTTCAGGGACCTTTATACCAAAGTGCTTGAGGAAGAAGCTGCTTCTGTTTCCTCTGCAGATACAG gGCTCTGCTCTGAAGCCTGCCTCTTCCGTCTAGCCCGCTGCCCTTCCCCCAAGTTGCTACGTGCCCGGTCAGCCGAGAAACGGCGCCCTGTGCCCACCTTCCAAAAAGTTCCCCTGCCCTCGGGCCCTGCACCTGCCCACTCCCTGGGGGACCTAAAGGGCAGCTGGCCAGGTCGGGGCCTGGTCACTCGTTTCCTCCAGATATCCAGGAAAGCCCCAGACCCCAGTGGGACTGGAGCTCATGGACATAAGCAG GTGCCCCGGAGCCTGTGGGGCCGGCCTGGCCGAGAGAGCCTCCACCTTCGCAGCTGCGGAGATCTGAGCTCTAGCTCTTCCCTGCGGCGTCTCCTGTCTGGCCGCAGGCTGGAGCGTGGTACCCGCCCCCACAGCCTCAGCCTCAATGGGGGCAGCCGGGAGACTGGGCTCTGA
- the ENTREP3 gene encoding protein ENTREP3 isoform X4, which produces MMPSPSDSSRSLTSRPSTRGLTHLRLHRPWLQALLTLGLVQVLLGILVVTFSMVASSVTTTESIKRSCPSWAGFSNLLFSVCGLTICAAIICTLSAIVCCIQIFSLDLVHTLAPERSVSGPLGPLGCTSPPPAPLLHTMLDLEEFVPPVPPPPYYPPEYTCSSETDAQSITYNGSMDSPVPLYPTDCPPSYEAVMGLRGDSQATLFDPQLHDGSCICERVASIVDVSMDSGSLVLSAIGDLPGGSSPSEDSCLLELQGSVRSVDYVLFRSIQRSRAGYCLSLDCGLRGPFEESPLPRRPPRAARSYSCSAPEAPPPLGAPTAARSCHRLEGWPPWVGPCFPELRRRVPRGGGRPAAAPPTRAPTRRFSDSSGSLTPPGHRPPHPASPPPLLLPRSHSDPGITTSSDTADFRDLYTKVLEEEAASVSSADTGLCSEACLFRLARCPSPKLLRARSAEKRRPVPTFQKVPLPSGPAPAHSLGDLKGSWPGRGLVTRFLQISRKAPDPSGTGAHGHKQVPRSLWGRPGRESLHLRSCGDLSSSSSLRRLLSGRRLERGTRPHSLSLNGGSRETGL; this is translated from the exons ATGATGCCCTCGCCTAGTGACTCCAGCCGCTCGCTGACCAGCCGGCCCAGCACCAGGGGCCTTacccacctccgcctccaccGACCCTGGCTGCAGGCCCTGCTTACGCTGGGGCTGGTCCAAGTGCTCCTGGGCATCCTGGTGGTCACCTTCAGCATGGTGGCCTCTTCCGTCACCACCACCGAGAGCATCAAGAGGTCCTGCCCGTCTTGGGCTGGGTTCTCG aACCTGCTCTTCAGCGTCTGTGGGCTCACCATTTGTGCCGCTATAATCTGTACACTCTCTGCTATTGTCTGCTGCATCCAAATCTTCTCCCTGGACCTCGTGCATACG CTGGCCCCTGAGCGGTCAGTCTCAGGCCCACTGGGACCTCTGGGCTGCAcatccccgcccccagcccctctCCTACACACCATGCTGGACCTGGAGGAATTTGTCCCGCCTGTGCCCCCACCGCCCTACTATCCCCCAGAGTATACCTGCAGCTCAGAAACAGATGCACAGAG CATCACGTACAATGGCTCCATGGACAGCCCAGTGCCCTTGTACCCTACCGATTGCCCCCCTTCTTATGAGGCGGTCATGGGGCTACGAGGAGACAGCCAG GCCACTCTCTTTGACCCTCAGCTTCACGATGGCTCGTGCATCTGTGAGCGAGTGGCCTCCATTGTAGACG TGTCCATGGACAGCGGGTCTCTGGTGCTGTCAGCCATTGGTGACCTCCCTGGGGGCTCTAGCCCGTCGGAGGACTCGTGCCTGCTGGAGCTGCAGGGCTCCGTGCGCTCCGTGGACTACGTGCTCTTTCGCTCCATCCAGCGCAGCCGTGCCGGCTACTGCCTCAGCCTGGACTGTGGCCTGCGGGGCCCCTTCGAGGAAAGCCCCCTGCCACGGCGCCCCCCACGGGCCGCCCGCTCCTATTCCTGCTCTGCCCCTGAAGCTCCACCCCCACTGGGTGCCCCCACAGCTGCCCGCAGCTGCCACCGGTTGGAGGGCTGGCCGCCCTGGGTGGGACCCTGCTTCCCCGAGCTGAGGCGGCGGGTCCCCCGGGGAGGGGGCCGCCCAGCCGCAGCCCCGCCCACCCGAGCCCCGACTCGTCGCTTCAGCGATAGCTCAGGTTCCCTCACCCCACCGGGGCACCGGCCTCCTCATCCGGCATCCCCACCACCGCTGCTGCTGCCACGGTCCCACAGCGACCCAGGCATCACCACCTCCAGTGACACTG CTGACTTCAGGGACCTTTATACCAAAGTGCTTGAGGAAGAAGCTGCTTCTGTTTCCTCTGCAGATACAG gGCTCTGCTCTGAAGCCTGCCTCTTCCGTCTAGCCCGCTGCCCTTCCCCCAAGTTGCTACGTGCCCGGTCAGCCGAGAAACGGCGCCCTGTGCCCACCTTCCAAAAAGTTCCCCTGCCCTCGGGCCCTGCACCTGCCCACTCCCTGGGGGACCTAAAGGGCAGCTGGCCAGGTCGGGGCCTGGTCACTCGTTTCCTCCAGATATCCAGGAAAGCCCCAGACCCCAGTGGGACTGGAGCTCATGGACATAAGCAG GTGCCCCGGAGCCTGTGGGGCCGGCCTGGCCGAGAGAGCCTCCACCTTCGCAGCTGCGGAGATCTGAGCTCTAGCTCTTCCCTGCGGCGTCTCCTGTCTGGCCGCAGGCTGGAGCGTGGTACCCGCCCCCACAGCCTCAGCCTCAATGGGGGCAGCCGGGAGACTGGGCTCTGA
- the ENTREP3 gene encoding protein ENTREP3 isoform X1, with amino-acid sequence MMPSPSDSSRSLTSRPSTRGLTHLRLHRPWLQALLTLGLVQVLLGILVVTFSMVASSVTTTESIKRSCPSWAGFSLAFSGVVGIVSWKRPFTLVISFFSLLSVLCVMLSMAGSVLSCKNAQLARDFQQCSLEGKVCVCCPSVPLLRPCPESGQELKVAPNSTCDEARGALKNLLFSVCGLTICAAIICTLSAIVCCIQIFSLDLVHTQLAPERSVSGPLGPLGCTSPPPAPLLHTMLDLEEFVPPVPPPPYYPPEYTCSSETDAQSITYNGSMDSPVPLYPTDCPPSYEAVMGLRGDSQATLFDPQLHDGSCICERVASIVDVSMDSGSLVLSAIGDLPGGSSPSEDSCLLELQGSVRSVDYVLFRSIQRSRAGYCLSLDCGLRGPFEESPLPRRPPRAARSYSCSAPEAPPPLGAPTAARSCHRLEGWPPWVGPCFPELRRRVPRGGGRPAAAPPTRAPTRRFSDSSGSLTPPGHRPPHPASPPPLLLPRSHSDPGITTSSDTADFRDLYTKVLEEEAASVSSADTGLCSEACLFRLARCPSPKLLRARSAEKRRPVPTFQKVPLPSGPAPAHSLGDLKGSWPGRGLVTRFLQISRKAPDPSGTGAHGHKQVPRSLWGRPGRESLHLRSCGDLSSSSSLRRLLSGRRLERGTRPHSLSLNGGSRETGL; translated from the exons ATGATGCCCTCGCCTAGTGACTCCAGCCGCTCGCTGACCAGCCGGCCCAGCACCAGGGGCCTTacccacctccgcctccaccGACCCTGGCTGCAGGCCCTGCTTACGCTGGGGCTGGTCCAAGTGCTCCTGGGCATCCTGGTGGTCACCTTCAGCATGGTGGCCTCTTCCGTCACCACCACCGAGAGCATCAAGAGGTCCTGCCCGTCTTGGGCTGGGTTCTCG CTGGCGTTCTCCGGGGTGGTTGGCATTGTGTCCTGGAAGCGGCCATTCACTCTAGTG atctccttcttctccttgctTTCGGTGCTCTGTGTCATGCTTAGCATGGCTGGCTCTGTTCTCTCCTGTAAGAATGCTCAACTGGCCCGAGACTTCCAACAGTGCTCTCTG GAAGGAAAGGTCTGTGTGTGCTGTCCCTCTGTTCCCCTCCTCCGGCCCTGTCCAGAGTCGGGGCAGGAACTGAAAGTTGCCCCTAACTCCACCTGTGATGAAGCCCGAGGGGCCCTCAAG aACCTGCTCTTCAGCGTCTGTGGGCTCACCATTTGTGCCGCTATAATCTGTACACTCTCTGCTATTGTCTGCTGCATCCAAATCTTCTCCCTGGACCTCGTGCATACG CAGCTGGCCCCTGAGCGGTCAGTCTCAGGCCCACTGGGACCTCTGGGCTGCAcatccccgcccccagcccctctCCTACACACCATGCTGGACCTGGAGGAATTTGTCCCGCCTGTGCCCCCACCGCCCTACTATCCCCCAGAGTATACCTGCAGCTCAGAAACAGATGCACAGAG CATCACGTACAATGGCTCCATGGACAGCCCAGTGCCCTTGTACCCTACCGATTGCCCCCCTTCTTATGAGGCGGTCATGGGGCTACGAGGAGACAGCCAG GCCACTCTCTTTGACCCTCAGCTTCACGATGGCTCGTGCATCTGTGAGCGAGTGGCCTCCATTGTAGACG TGTCCATGGACAGCGGGTCTCTGGTGCTGTCAGCCATTGGTGACCTCCCTGGGGGCTCTAGCCCGTCGGAGGACTCGTGCCTGCTGGAGCTGCAGGGCTCCGTGCGCTCCGTGGACTACGTGCTCTTTCGCTCCATCCAGCGCAGCCGTGCCGGCTACTGCCTCAGCCTGGACTGTGGCCTGCGGGGCCCCTTCGAGGAAAGCCCCCTGCCACGGCGCCCCCCACGGGCCGCCCGCTCCTATTCCTGCTCTGCCCCTGAAGCTCCACCCCCACTGGGTGCCCCCACAGCTGCCCGCAGCTGCCACCGGTTGGAGGGCTGGCCGCCCTGGGTGGGACCCTGCTTCCCCGAGCTGAGGCGGCGGGTCCCCCGGGGAGGGGGCCGCCCAGCCGCAGCCCCGCCCACCCGAGCCCCGACTCGTCGCTTCAGCGATAGCTCAGGTTCCCTCACCCCACCGGGGCACCGGCCTCCTCATCCGGCATCCCCACCACCGCTGCTGCTGCCACGGTCCCACAGCGACCCAGGCATCACCACCTCCAGTGACACTG CTGACTTCAGGGACCTTTATACCAAAGTGCTTGAGGAAGAAGCTGCTTCTGTTTCCTCTGCAGATACAG gGCTCTGCTCTGAAGCCTGCCTCTTCCGTCTAGCCCGCTGCCCTTCCCCCAAGTTGCTACGTGCCCGGTCAGCCGAGAAACGGCGCCCTGTGCCCACCTTCCAAAAAGTTCCCCTGCCCTCGGGCCCTGCACCTGCCCACTCCCTGGGGGACCTAAAGGGCAGCTGGCCAGGTCGGGGCCTGGTCACTCGTTTCCTCCAGATATCCAGGAAAGCCCCAGACCCCAGTGGGACTGGAGCTCATGGACATAAGCAG GTGCCCCGGAGCCTGTGGGGCCGGCCTGGCCGAGAGAGCCTCCACCTTCGCAGCTGCGGAGATCTGAGCTCTAGCTCTTCCCTGCGGCGTCTCCTGTCTGGCCGCAGGCTGGAGCGTGGTACCCGCCCCCACAGCCTCAGCCTCAATGGGGGCAGCCGGGAGACTGGGCTCTGA